A genomic window from Micromonospora sp. WMMA1947 includes:
- a CDS encoding DUF6069 family protein translates to MADLSRTAVVALATAVAVVVNLIVYAIGRAAGGSFLFTADDRRVEVDAVTVAGFSALPLALGLTAVAVLAPRFAWAVRAALIIGPALAVLTIATMTLPADLDTTSTITLAVCHLTLAPIIVVAVTALGRRARRAAAGPVAA, encoded by the coding sequence GTGGCTGACCTGTCCCGTACCGCCGTCGTCGCGCTCGCCACCGCCGTCGCGGTGGTCGTCAACCTCATCGTGTACGCGATCGGCCGCGCGGCCGGCGGCAGCTTCCTGTTCACCGCCGACGACCGGCGGGTCGAGGTCGACGCGGTGACCGTCGCGGGCTTCAGCGCGCTGCCGCTGGCGCTCGGGCTCACCGCCGTCGCCGTGCTGGCGCCCCGATTCGCGTGGGCGGTCCGGGCGGCGCTGATCATCGGCCCGGCGCTCGCGGTCCTCACGATCGCCACCATGACGCTGCCCGCCGACCTCGACACCACCAGCACGATCACGCTGGCGGTCTGTCACCTCACACTCGCCCCGATCATCGTGGTCGCGGTGACCGCCCTCGGCCGGCGCGCACGCCGCGCCGCCGCGGGCCCGGTCGCCGCCTGA
- a CDS encoding SRPBCC domain-containing protein, with amino-acid sequence MTLDLRVTRHLPGTPEQVFDAYTDAGKQKIWFGILDEEPGIVEIDVDLRVGGTQTAVWGPSPDALFRETQTFLEIDRPHRLVTESIGSGPDGTTMTTRIEVTFEARDGGTLMTVVQSGFPAPQLRDFFAGEVWVGAFARIEAYLIREQTEEISRG; translated from the coding sequence ATGACACTCGACCTGCGCGTGACACGACACCTCCCGGGCACACCTGAGCAGGTTTTCGACGCCTACACCGACGCCGGGAAGCAGAAAATCTGGTTCGGCATCCTCGACGAGGAGCCCGGCATCGTGGAGATCGACGTCGACCTGCGGGTCGGCGGGACGCAGACCGCGGTCTGGGGTCCCTCGCCCGACGCGCTGTTCCGGGAGACGCAGACGTTCCTGGAGATCGACCGGCCGCACCGGCTGGTCACCGAGTCGATCGGCAGCGGTCCGGACGGCACCACCATGACCACGCGCATCGAGGTGACGTTCGAGGCGCGCGACGGCGGCACGCTGATGACCGTGGTGCAGAGCGGCTTCCCGGCCCCGCAACTGCGCGACTTCTTCGCCGGCGAGGTCTGGGTGGGGGCGTTCGCCCGCATCGAGGCGTACCTGATCCGAGAGCAGACGGAGGAGATCTCCCGTGGCTGA
- a CDS encoding metalloregulator ArsR/SmtB family transcription factor, with protein MVQQQTLDRVFASLADPTRRAILIRLGTGPATLSELTEPTGMSLTGMRKHVRALEDAGLVVTRKVGRSRQCRLSEAPLDSAMAWIAFYQRLWARRLDGLDAYLTLTTEDRDHDTRPARDTTPPGHT; from the coding sequence GTGGTTCAGCAACAGACGCTCGACCGGGTGTTCGCCAGCCTGGCCGACCCGACACGACGCGCCATCCTGATCCGCCTCGGCACCGGCCCGGCCACCCTCAGCGAGCTCACCGAGCCCACCGGGATGAGCCTCACCGGCATGCGCAAGCACGTCCGCGCGCTGGAGGACGCGGGTCTCGTGGTGACGCGCAAGGTCGGCCGGTCCCGGCAGTGCCGGCTCAGCGAGGCCCCGCTGGACTCGGCCATGGCCTGGATCGCCTTCTACCAACGGCTCTGGGCGCGCCGCCTCGACGGGCTCGACGCCTACCTCACACTCACCACGGAGGACCGCGACCATGACACTCGACCTGCGCGTGACACGACACCTCCCGGGCACACCTGA
- a CDS encoding PHB depolymerase family esterase, with the protein MRIRAKMVVALAASLAAAGLVIPTVQPAYAASLTEVTSFGDNPGRMRMHVYVPDARPSRPATVVAMHGCGGSGPGFYSGSEFAGLADRYGFIVIYPSATQQAGFGNCFDTWSDAAKRRGGGSDPVSLISMVRYVQQQYGADPDRVYATGSSSGGMMTNHMLALYPDVFKAGAAFMGVPFNCFAGAADYPPGSSQCTGGNMNRTPQQWGDAVRQAYPGYTGPRPRVQLWHGTNDTLVPYSLLQETIEQWTNVFGLSQTPTSTDTPQSGWNRRRYADTSGTVQVEAYSIQGAGHSLPSAGMAAAAVAFFGLTTTPGPTTPPPGPTTPPPGPTTPPPGPTTPPPGPTTPPPGTGACSVRIELNAWNNGLTENITISNTGTAAVNGWSLAFTLPGGQTITSGWNASYSPSSGQVTARNVSYNAAIPAGGSTTIGFQATHTGNTARPSAFSLNGASCTLA; encoded by the coding sequence GTGAGAATCAGAGCCAAGATGGTGGTGGCCCTGGCCGCGTCGCTGGCGGCGGCCGGCCTGGTGATCCCCACCGTCCAACCCGCGTACGCGGCGTCGCTGACCGAGGTGACCAGCTTCGGCGACAACCCCGGCCGGATGCGCATGCACGTCTACGTGCCGGACGCCCGCCCGTCCCGGCCGGCGACAGTGGTGGCCATGCACGGCTGCGGCGGCTCCGGCCCCGGCTTCTACTCCGGCAGCGAGTTCGCCGGACTGGCCGACCGGTACGGCTTCATCGTCATCTACCCCAGCGCCACCCAGCAGGCCGGCTTCGGCAACTGCTTCGACACCTGGTCCGACGCGGCCAAGCGGCGCGGCGGCGGCAGCGACCCGGTGTCGCTCATCTCGATGGTCCGCTACGTCCAGCAGCAGTACGGTGCCGACCCGGACCGGGTGTACGCCACCGGCAGTTCGTCCGGCGGCATGATGACCAACCACATGCTGGCGCTCTACCCGGACGTCTTCAAGGCCGGCGCGGCGTTCATGGGCGTGCCGTTCAACTGCTTCGCCGGCGCCGCCGACTATCCGCCCGGCTCCAGCCAGTGCACCGGCGGGAACATGAACCGCACCCCGCAGCAGTGGGGTGACGCGGTCCGCCAGGCGTACCCCGGTTACACCGGGCCCCGGCCCCGGGTGCAGTTGTGGCACGGCACCAACGACACGCTGGTGCCGTACTCGCTGCTCCAGGAGACGATCGAGCAGTGGACGAACGTGTTCGGCCTGAGCCAGACGCCCACGTCCACCGACACGCCGCAGTCCGGCTGGAACCGGCGCCGCTACGCCGACACCTCCGGCACTGTCCAGGTCGAGGCGTACAGCATCCAGGGCGCCGGGCACAGCCTGCCGTCCGCCGGCATGGCCGCGGCCGCCGTGGCCTTCTTCGGCCTCACCACCACGCCGGGACCGACCACTCCCCCGCCCGGCCCCACCACGCCCCCGCCGGGACCGACCACTCCCCCGCCCGGCCCGACCACGCCGCCGCCGGGACCGACCACCCCGCCGCCCGGCACCGGCGCCTGCTCGGTGCGCATCGAGCTGAACGCCTGGAACAACGGCCTGACCGAGAACATCACCATCAGCAACACCGGCACCGCCGCGGTGAACGGCTGGTCGCTGGCGTTCACGCTGCCCGGCGGCCAGACCATCACCTCCGGCTGGAACGCCTCGTACTCCCCCTCCTCGGGCCAGGTGACGGCGCGTAACGTCTCCTACAACGCGGCCATCCCGGCCGGCGGCTCGACCACCATCGGCTTCCAGGCCACGCACACCGGCAACACCGCCCGGCCCAGCGCGTTCAGCCTCAACGGCGCGTCCTGCACGCTCGCCTGA
- a CDS encoding PaaX family transcriptional regulator C-terminal domain-containing protein produces MANPFDIEEIYPDEGPAARLPRRQAGTSPQSVAVTVLADYTLRTRAALPSAAIVALLGEAGVTSAGARTAISRLARRGVLEGSRQGRNSFYRLSRAAAEYLSAGGNWIIASTTDVQTWDGCWTIVAFSLPQDHGAQRRALRGQLRWLGFAPLYDGLWISPYELAAPGRARLAPLALGAVTVFRGRQDALDAIGQRAPVDAWDVDAISGHYEAFLRRWTPLVSRLGSVDGAAAVRARTEVMDTYRRFPTLDPRLPLELLPAGWPRRAARDVFAAVYDGLAEAAETHVRAVVARFADPVPPGIRAHTTADMLAGVGEDGCGAAG; encoded by the coding sequence GTGGCAAACCCGTTCGACATCGAGGAGATCTACCCGGACGAGGGGCCCGCGGCGCGGTTGCCCCGGCGGCAGGCCGGCACGTCGCCGCAGAGCGTCGCGGTGACCGTGCTCGCCGACTACACGCTGCGTACCCGCGCCGCCCTGCCGTCCGCGGCGATCGTCGCCCTGCTCGGCGAGGCCGGGGTGACCAGCGCCGGAGCCCGTACCGCGATCAGCCGGCTGGCCCGCCGTGGGGTGCTGGAGGGCAGCCGGCAGGGCCGCAACAGCTTCTACCGGCTCAGTCGCGCCGCCGCCGAGTACCTGTCCGCCGGCGGGAACTGGATCATCGCCTCCACGACCGACGTCCAGACGTGGGACGGATGCTGGACCATCGTGGCCTTCTCGCTGCCGCAGGACCACGGCGCGCAACGCCGGGCGCTGCGCGGCCAGTTGCGCTGGCTCGGCTTCGCGCCGCTCTACGACGGGCTGTGGATCTCGCCGTACGAGCTGGCCGCGCCGGGGCGGGCCCGGCTCGCCCCGCTCGCCCTCGGCGCGGTCACGGTGTTCCGGGGACGGCAGGACGCGCTGGACGCGATCGGCCAGCGCGCCCCCGTCGACGCCTGGGACGTCGACGCGATCAGCGGGCACTACGAGGCGTTCCTGCGCCGGTGGACCCCGCTGGTGTCGCGGCTCGGCTCGGTCGACGGTGCCGCCGCCGTGCGGGCCCGTACCGAGGTGATGGACACGTACCGGCGGTTCCCCACGCTCGACCCGCGGCTGCCGCTGGAACTGCTCCCGGCCGGGTGGCCGCGCCGGGCGGCCCGGGACGTGTTCGCGGCCGTCTACGACGGCCTGGCCGAGGCCGCCGAGACGCACGTCCGGGCGGTCGTCGCGCGGTTCGCCGACCCGGTGCCGCCCGGCATCCGGGCGCACACCACCGCCGACATGCTCGCCGGCGTGGGCGAGGACGGGTGCGGCGCCGCGGGCTGA
- a CDS encoding 4'-phosphopantetheinyl transferase superfamily protein produces MRDTVRVWIVAAAVPADELARYRAVLDADERRRAARLGAETLRDRFTVAHGALRLLAGRATGASPAALAWRPGRYGKPALTGPWAGLHTSLSYSGDLVAVALSEDRPVGVDIQLVAPGGDPVAASVRLFHPQEARHVAAGAGHADRALRFTRLWARKEAAVKAAGGPLWPNLGMPVHRGDTVECVRPAGPHRLADLPAPAGVALAVALAGTGPYTVERRCAVGG; encoded by the coding sequence ATGCGGGACACCGTCCGGGTCTGGATCGTCGCCGCCGCGGTGCCGGCGGACGAGCTGGCCCGCTACCGGGCGGTGCTCGACGCGGACGAGCGGCGCCGGGCGGCACGGTTGGGCGCCGAGACGCTGCGGGACCGGTTCACCGTGGCACACGGCGCGCTGCGTCTGCTGGCCGGACGGGCCACTGGCGCGTCACCGGCGGCGCTGGCCTGGCGGCCCGGCCGGTACGGCAAACCGGCGCTGACCGGCCCGTGGGCCGGCCTGCACACGAGCCTGTCCTACTCCGGCGATCTCGTGGCGGTCGCGTTGAGCGAGGACCGGCCGGTGGGGGTGGACATCCAGCTTGTCGCGCCGGGCGGGGACCCGGTGGCCGCGTCCGTGCGTCTCTTCCATCCGCAGGAGGCACGGCACGTCGCCGCCGGGGCCGGCCACGCCGACCGGGCGCTGCGGTTCACCCGGCTGTGGGCCCGCAAGGAGGCCGCCGTCAAAGCGGCCGGGGGCCCGCTGTGGCCCAACCTCGGCATGCCGGTGCACCGGGGTGACACGGTCGAGTGCGTCCGGCCGGCCGGCCCGCACCGGCTCGCCGACCTGCCCGCGCCCGCCGGGGTCGCGCTGGCTGTCGCACTGGCCGGCACCGGGCCGTACACGGTCGAGCGCCGCTGCGCCGTCGGCGGGTGA